A window of the Eretmochelys imbricata isolate rEreImb1 chromosome 7, rEreImb1.hap1, whole genome shotgun sequence genome harbors these coding sequences:
- the TECTB gene encoding beta-tectorin codes for MVIVAIYLLDILVQAFAAPCNPNKADIILVYCYPKTIITKIPECPYGWEVNQLALGGVCYNGVHDSGYYQFTIPDLSPQNKSYCGTQSEFKNPIYHFYNSIVSNDSSVIVKSQPVNYSFTCTYHANYLVNQAAFDQRVATVHVKNGSSGSFESQLSLNFYSNAKFSSKKEAPFVVETSEIGSDVFAGVEAKGLSKRFKVVLNNCWATPSSEYFYQIQWPLITKGCATDNSILVHENGKNSRATFQFNAFRFQNIPKLSKVWLHCETHVCDSEKFSCPVPCEKRKRRTEQTGGVLAAEFAVHNGGLSGYYNFSGKEQNKTPKMPIPESNCPYRSHMLF; via the exons ATGGTGATTGTTGCTATTTATCTGCTGGACATCTTGGTTCAAGCCTTTGCAGCCCCCTGCAATCCAAATAAAGCAG acATCATTTTGGTGTATTGCTATCCTAAAACCATCATTACAAAAATTCCCGAATGTCCCTATGGATGGGAGGTTAATCAGTTGGCTCTTGGAGGCGTTTGCTACAATGGGGTTCATGATTCAGGATACTACCAATTCACGATTCCAGATTTATCGCCTCAAAACAAGTCCTACTGTGGAACTCAATCAGAG TTTAAAAACCCTATCTATCACTTCTACAACTCCATCGTCTCCAACGACAGTTCGGTAATTGTGAAGAGCCAGCCTGTGAATTACTCATTCACCTGTACTTACCATGCAAACTACTTGGTCAACCAGGCAGCCTTCGACCAAAG AGTGGCGACAGTCCATGTGAAGAATGGGAGCTCCGGTTCATTTGAAAGTCAATTATCCCTCAACTTCTACTCT AATGCCAAGTTTTCAAGCAAAAAAGAAGCCCCCTTTGTCGTTGAAACCTCAGAAATTGGTTCAGATGTATTTGCTGGAGTAGAAGCCAAGGGGTTAAGTAAGAG GTTTAAAGTAGTTCTGAACAACTGCTGGGCAACACCTTCATCCGAGTATTTCTACCAAATCCAGTGGCCACTGATCACAAAAGG GTGCGCAACGGACAACTCTATCTTAGTGCACGAAAATGGGAAAAACAGCCGGGCCACCTTCCAGTTCAATGCTTTCCGGTTCCAAAACATCCCCAAACTGTCCAAAGTCTGGCTGCACTGTGAGACACATGTCTGTGACAGTGAAAAGTTTTCCTGCCCTGTG CCATGTGAAAAACGAAAACGACGCACCGAACAAACCGGAGGCGTTCTAGCAGCGGAATTTGCAGTACACA ATGGAGGTTTATCCGGTTACTACAACTTCTCAGGTAAAGAGCAAAATAAGACACCAAAAATGCCCATCCCAGAAAGCAACTGTCCATATCGATCccatatgcttttttaa